A genomic region of Prevotella scopos JCM 17725 contains the following coding sequences:
- a CDS encoding MFS transporter, with translation MNLNSKNLKEENKLLHSPATWVPTLYFAMGMPFVVLNMVCTLMYKGMGVSDKQIAFWTSLIMLPWTLKPLWSPFLEIYKTKKFFVVLTQLLTGVLFALVAFALHLPFFFSVTIAILAVIALSGATHDIAADGIYMSALSNEEQARWIGWQGAFYNIAKIAATGGLVYLAGTFIEHFGVTKAWMFIMLIIATIMIVIGCYHVFILPNPKKATTESPKSLKDSLNELVEVFRDFFKKKHIIYYIFFIILYRFAEGFVMKIVPLFLKASRIEQGLGLSEQEIGLCYGTFGAAAFVIGSILAGYYIAWRGLQKSLFSLALVFNIPFIAYTFLAIYQPESLWLIGGAIVMEYFGYGFGFVGLSLFMMQQIAPGKHQMAHYAFASGIMNLGVMLPGMLSGVFSDFFGYRHFFIFVLVCTIPALLITWFVPFTYADNTKKEKIGA, from the coding sequence ATGAATTTAAATTCTAAGAACCTAAAAGAGGAAAACAAACTGCTGCATAGCCCAGCGACATGGGTTCCTACGCTTTATTTCGCCATGGGTATGCCTTTCGTCGTACTCAATATGGTATGTACACTCATGTATAAAGGAATGGGAGTATCTGATAAACAGATAGCCTTTTGGACCTCCCTCATCATGCTTCCATGGACACTTAAACCACTATGGAGTCCGTTCTTAGAGATTTACAAGACAAAGAAATTCTTTGTTGTATTGACACAGCTGTTAACAGGTGTGCTTTTTGCATTAGTAGCCTTTGCACTTCATCTTCCGTTCTTCTTTTCAGTCACGATTGCGATACTCGCTGTCATAGCATTGAGTGGTGCTACACATGACATTGCTGCAGATGGTATCTATATGTCAGCACTCTCAAACGAAGAGCAAGCACGCTGGATAGGTTGGCAAGGAGCTTTTTATAACATTGCAAAGATTGCAGCAACAGGTGGACTTGTTTACTTGGCAGGAACATTCATTGAGCATTTCGGCGTAACGAAAGCATGGATGTTTATCATGCTTATCATCGCTACAATAATGATTGTGATAGGTTGTTACCATGTCTTTATCCTTCCAAACCCAAAAAAGGCTACAACGGAATCGCCTAAATCATTAAAAGATTCATTAAACGAGCTTGTTGAAGTGTTCCGCGACTTTTTTAAGAAGAAACACATTATATATTATATCTTCTTCATCATCCTCTATCGTTTTGCAGAGGGTTTTGTAATGAAGATTGTACCTCTCTTCCTTAAGGCATCACGTATCGAACAAGGTTTGGGATTAAGTGAACAAGAGATTGGGCTCTGCTATGGTACCTTTGGTGCTGCAGCATTCGTTATTGGCTCAATCCTTGCAGGCTATTACATTGCATGGAGAGGATTGCAAAAGAGTCTTTTCTCCCTCGCATTGGTATTCAACATCCCATTCATAGCCTATACATTCTTAGCAATCTATCAACCAGAGAGCCTTTGGTTGATTGGCGGTGCTATCGTAATGGAATACTTCGGCTATGGCTTCGGCTTTGTTGGACTATCACTCTTTATGATGCAACAGATTGCACCAGGTAAACACCAGATGGCACACTATGCTTTTGCAAGTGGTATTATGAACTTGGGGGTAATGTTACCGGGTATGTTGAGTGGTGTTTTCAGTGACTTCTTCGGTTATCGTCACTTCTTTATCTTCGTCTTGGTATGTACCATTCCTGCGCTACTTATAACATGGTTCGTTCCATTCACATACGCAGACAACACGAAGAAAGAAAAGATTGGAGCATAA
- a CDS encoding alpha-L-fucosidase, with the protein MWLNTYSRFFKTTIACSGLLFAPAILPVIHAQEQNVVVINPTDSPADIVRKAANVIPSQRQFNWQRQELTAFLHYGVNTYTGREWGDGKESPAIFNPTDLDADQWIRELKAAGFKCAILTCKHHDGFCLWPSAYTEHSVKHSPWKNGKGDVVREVSDACRKYGMEFGVYLSPWDRNSPLYGTKEYNDFFVKQLTELLTQYGKVSEVWFDGACGEGANGKKQEYDFVRWYELIRKLQPEAVIAVMGPDVRWVGTETGRGREMEWSVVPKDNLDQDAIAKNSQQEVLTAPVGDMMGQDLGSRKKIEKAKSLIWYPAEIDVSIRPGWFYHEDQDSKVKSPKELMDIYFTSVGMNGVLLLNLPPNKEGKLSEADIRSLRGFRQLYVNTFTDNLLAKAKVTCAVSEGKGRNVIDDNYDTSVRPKMKDGKAVFQFKLKKPATFNVLSVQEDIRKGQRVEKFSLEVKDAKGNWKKVTGGTTVGHKRLLKFPVETAKEVRLIISEVRAVPAISEIGLYRLRD; encoded by the coding sequence ATGTGGCTGAATACTTATTCCCGTTTCTTTAAGACGACAATAGCTTGTTCGGGTTTACTCTTTGCTCCAGCGATTCTTCCAGTAATCCATGCGCAGGAACAGAATGTTGTTGTGATTAACCCGACAGATTCTCCTGCTGACATTGTTCGTAAGGCAGCGAATGTTATTCCTTCCCAGCGTCAGTTCAATTGGCAACGTCAGGAGTTAACGGCGTTCTTACATTATGGCGTTAATACTTATACAGGACGAGAGTGGGGCGATGGTAAGGAGTCACCTGCTATCTTCAACCCAACAGACCTTGATGCGGACCAGTGGATACGTGAATTGAAAGCAGCTGGCTTTAAGTGTGCTATTCTTACTTGTAAACACCATGATGGTTTCTGTCTATGGCCATCAGCCTATACGGAGCATAGTGTAAAACATTCTCCATGGAAAAATGGGAAGGGAGACGTAGTGCGTGAGGTCAGCGACGCCTGTAGAAAGTATGGTATGGAGTTTGGTGTTTACCTCTCTCCCTGGGACCGTAATTCTCCACTTTATGGAACAAAAGAGTATAATGATTTCTTCGTAAAGCAGTTGACTGAGTTGCTGACGCAATATGGTAAGGTGAGCGAAGTATGGTTTGATGGTGCTTGTGGCGAAGGGGCAAATGGCAAGAAGCAGGAGTACGATTTTGTACGTTGGTATGAGCTTATCCGTAAGTTACAACCTGAGGCAGTGATAGCTGTCATGGGACCTGATGTTCGTTGGGTTGGTACTGAGACTGGTCGTGGGCGTGAGATGGAATGGAGTGTTGTTCCTAAGGATAATCTTGATCAGGATGCGATTGCTAAGAACTCACAGCAGGAAGTACTGACTGCACCTGTCGGTGATATGATGGGGCAGGACCTTGGTAGTCGTAAGAAGATTGAGAAGGCAAAGTCACTTATTTGGTATCCTGCTGAGATTGACGTATCTATCCGTCCAGGTTGGTTCTATCATGAGGATCAGGATAGCAAGGTGAAGTCGCCAAAGGAACTGATGGACATCTATTTCACATCTGTCGGAATGAATGGTGTACTCCTCTTGAATCTCCCTCCTAATAAGGAAGGCAAACTCTCTGAGGCTGATATAAGAAGTCTTCGTGGTTTCCGTCAGTTGTATGTAAATACCTTCACTGATAACCTCTTGGCAAAGGCAAAGGTTACTTGCGCAGTTTCAGAAGGTAAGGGTCGCAATGTTATTGACGACAATTACGACACATCTGTACGTCCAAAGATGAAGGATGGTAAGGCTGTCTTCCAATTTAAGTTGAAGAAGCCAGCTACTTTCAACGTTCTTTCCGTGCAGGAGGATATCCGTAAGGGACAGCGTGTAGAGAAGTTCTCACTCGAAGTAAAGGATGCTAAGGGCAACTGGAAGAAGGTAACAGGGGGAACAACTGTTGGTCATAAGCGTTTGTTGAAGTTCCCTGTTGAGACTGCTAAAGAGGTGCGCCTTATCATCAGTGAGGTGCGTGCCGTACCTGCTATTTCTGAGATTGGTTTGTACCGATTAAGAGATTAA
- a CDS encoding LytTR family DNA-binding domain-containing protein, with protein sequence MKQLLIIQNGSTEMMRLAFDEILYIRSDGNYCVMTLSNGEEIQLWINLKAITELIDQQMRQQEIVFVRVGKQYVLNLHYISRIDTKKDQLSLWRKELSQKIVLDSISHKALQLLEEGLKQKQNEL encoded by the coding sequence GTGAAGCAGCTGTTAATCATACAAAACGGAAGCACAGAAATGATGCGACTGGCGTTTGACGAGATTCTTTATATCCGGTCAGACGGCAACTATTGTGTGATGACACTCTCAAATGGTGAGGAGATACAGCTATGGATAAACCTCAAAGCCATTACAGAACTCATTGACCAACAGATGCGACAGCAAGAAATCGTGTTTGTAAGAGTGGGTAAACAATATGTTCTCAACCTTCACTATATCAGTAGAATTGACACAAAGAAGGACCAGCTGAGCCTATGGAGAAAAGAACTTTCACAAAAGATAGTTCTTGATTCTATTTCCCATAAAGCCCTGCAACTTCTTGAAGAGGGATTAAAACAAAAGCAAAATGAGTTATAG
- a CDS encoding SanA/YdcF family protein: MKRNKQRKKRIFYSTSIIIAILGTIITLCNIIVDKNAKGRTFNNINEVPTMHTALLLGTNPKARGGKRPSAFYMARINATVKLYKHRKFKYLIISGDKRKGYDEPQTMRQDLMKRGVPDSIITMDGQGYRTLLSMRNIKQHFGVNDMIIISQKWHNERSIFLADKMNIKAVGYNADDVRHPRAIWTHIRELLARVKLFIDLYVTHRKDFCE, translated from the coding sequence ATGAAAAGAAACAAACAGAGAAAGAAGCGAATCTTTTATTCTACCTCCATTATCATTGCCATACTCGGAACTATTATTACGTTGTGCAATATAATCGTTGATAAGAATGCCAAGGGAAGAACATTCAATAATATCAATGAAGTCCCCACTATGCATACAGCCCTACTGCTTGGCACTAACCCGAAGGCAAGGGGAGGTAAAAGACCAAGTGCCTTCTACATGGCACGTATCAATGCTACAGTAAAACTTTACAAACACAGAAAGTTCAAATATCTCATCATCAGTGGAGACAAGCGCAAAGGATATGACGAACCACAGACTATGCGACAAGACCTGATGAAAAGAGGCGTACCCGACAGTATCATCACTATGGACGGACAAGGCTATCGCACCCTACTCTCTATGAGAAATATTAAGCAACACTTTGGAGTAAATGATATGATTATTATCTCACAGAAGTGGCACAATGAGCGCAGTATCTTCTTAGCAGACAAGATGAACATTAAAGCTGTGGGATATAATGCTGATGACGTACGACATCCAAGGGCTATATGGACACATATAAGAGAATTACTAGCAAGAGTTAAACTCTTTATTGATTTATATGTTACACATAGGAAAGACTTCTGTGAGTAG
- a CDS encoding phosphoglycerate kinase: MKINDFNFAGHKAIVRVDFNVPLDEKGHVTDDTRIRGALPTLKKILSDGGALIMMSHMGKPKGKVKPELSLSQIVKNVSDALGVEVKFAKDAGHAEAEAAALKPGETLLLENLRYYPEEEGKPVGVEKGTPEFDAAKAEMKDRQKDFAKKLASYADVYVNDAFGTAHRKHASTAVIADYFDADHKMLGYLMEKEVTAIENVLKNAQHPFTAIIGGSKVSSKLGVIKNLLDKVDNLIIGGGMGYTFIKAQGGKIGKSLHEDDLMPEALNVIAAAKEKGVNLSLSVATVCGKEFSNDTERKVFPIDQIPDEWEGMDASEESIDAWKKIILASKTILWNGPVGVFELENFAKGTGEIAKAVAQATQENGAYSLVGGGDSVAAVNKFGLADKVSYVSTGGGAMLEAIEGKVLPGVAAIQK; this comes from the coding sequence ATGAAAATTAACGATTTTAACTTCGCAGGACATAAGGCTATCGTCCGCGTAGACTTCAATGTGCCTTTGGATGAGAAGGGTCATGTTACTGACGATACACGTATCCGTGGTGCTTTACCAACACTGAAGAAGATTTTGTCTGACGGTGGTGCTCTCATCATGATGAGCCACATGGGTAAGCCAAAGGGAAAGGTGAAGCCAGAGCTTTCATTGAGTCAGATTGTTAAGAACGTTAGCGATGCTCTCGGTGTTGAGGTTAAGTTCGCTAAAGACGCTGGCCATGCTGAGGCTGAGGCTGCAGCATTGAAGCCAGGCGAGACTCTCTTGCTTGAGAACCTCCGTTACTATCCAGAGGAGGAAGGCAAGCCAGTAGGTGTTGAGAAGGGTACTCCAGAGTTCGACGCTGCAAAGGCTGAGATGAAGGATCGTCAGAAGGACTTCGCTAAGAAGCTCGCTTCATACGCTGATGTATATGTAAACGATGCCTTCGGTACAGCTCATCGTAAGCACGCTTCAACAGCAGTTATCGCTGATTACTTCGATGCTGACCACAAGATGTTGGGTTACCTCATGGAGAAAGAGGTTACAGCTATTGAAAACGTATTGAAGAATGCTCAGCATCCTTTCACAGCTATCATTGGCGGTTCAAAGGTTAGCTCTAAACTCGGTGTTATTAAGAACCTTCTCGACAAGGTTGACAACCTCATCATCGGTGGTGGTATGGGTTATACCTTCATCAAGGCACAGGGTGGTAAGATTGGTAAGTCACTCCACGAGGACGACTTGATGCCAGAGGCTTTGAACGTAATCGCTGCAGCTAAGGAGAAGGGTGTTAACCTTTCACTCTCTGTTGCTACTGTTTGTGGTAAGGAGTTCTCTAACGACACTGAGCGTAAAGTATTCCCAATCGACCAGATTCCTGATGAGTGGGAAGGTATGGACGCATCTGAGGAGAGCATCGATGCTTGGAAGAAGATTATCCTCGCTTCTAAGACTATCCTTTGGAACGGTCCTGTAGGCGTATTCGAGTTGGAGAACTTTGCTAAGGGTACTGGCGAGATTGCCAAGGCTGTTGCACAGGCTACTCAGGAGAATGGTGCATACTCACTCGTTGGTGGTGGTGACTCTGTTGCTGCTGTTAACAAATTCGGTCTTGCAGACAAGGTATCTTACGTATCTACTGGTGGTGGTGCTATGCTCGAGGCTATCGAGGGTAAAGTACTCCCAGGTGTAGCTGCTATCCAGAAGTAA
- the queC gene encoding 7-cyano-7-deazaguanine synthase QueC has translation MKDSVIIVSGGLDSITLLYDKAETIALAISFDYGQNHGAKELPFAQYHCEKLDIPHITIPLSFMHQYFKSSLLDGADAIPEGHYEEENMKSTVVPFRNGIMLAIATGIAESHELKRVYIANHGGDHTIYPDCRPEFIHAMNGAAEAGTFVNVRIEAPYTKITKAEIVARGAALGIDYSKTWSCYKGADVHCGKCGTCVERKEAFEEAGVQDPTIYHKD, from the coding sequence ATGAAAGATTCGGTTATTATTGTCAGTGGTGGACTAGATTCTATCACGTTATTGTATGACAAGGCGGAGACAATCGCCTTGGCAATTTCTTTTGACTATGGTCAGAATCATGGGGCTAAGGAACTACCTTTTGCTCAGTACCATTGTGAGAAATTGGACATTCCTCATATAACGATTCCGTTGTCGTTTATGCACCAGTATTTTAAGAGTTCGTTGCTGGATGGGGCTGATGCTATCCCAGAGGGACATTATGAAGAAGAGAATATGAAATCAACGGTTGTGCCTTTCCGCAATGGCATCATGTTGGCGATTGCCACGGGTATTGCTGAGAGTCACGAATTGAAGCGAGTGTATATCGCTAATCATGGTGGAGACCACACGATTTATCCTGACTGTCGCCCAGAGTTTATCCATGCAATGAATGGTGCTGCTGAGGCTGGCACGTTTGTAAACGTGCGTATAGAAGCTCCTTATACTAAAATAACAAAGGCTGAGATCGTGGCTCGTGGTGCGGCATTGGGTATTGATTATTCCAAGACATGGAGTTGCTATAAAGGTGCTGACGTACATTGTGGTAAGTGCGGAACGTGTGTGGAACGCAAGGAGGCTTTTGAGGAAGCTGGCGTGCAGGATCCAACGATCTATCACAAGGACTAA
- a CDS encoding bifunctional dihydroorotate dehydrogenase B NAD binding subunit/NADPH-dependent glutamate synthase has product MNKIIRKQQFSEKVFCIEVEAPLIARSCRPGNFIIVRVDNHSERVPYTIAKSDPVKGTLTMVIQEVGRSSTKLCQLNEGDEIVDIVGPLGTPSHIENYGTIICAGGGIGIAAILPILTALKKAGNRVISVLAGRTKELVIMVDDVKKYSDEVIIMTDDGSYGEKGVVTVGVEKVIQREHVDKVLAIGPPIMMKFTSLLAKKYGIPNDVSLNTIMVDGTGMCGACRLTIGGKTRFVCIDGPEFDGDLVDWDEMFKRMGTFKEIETSPSPSKGGECQAENKAGTACEAEKATESCQKENAAAHTTHLSEEMADDDWRAVLRKALKPKERTAIERVKMPELAPAYRAKTRLEEVNIGLTPEMAMQEAKRCLDCPKPSCVEGCPVNIHIPDFIKNIERGNFFEAAKILKETSALPAVCGRVCPQEKQCESRCIHLKMKSPAVAIGYLERFAADYERESGHMALPEVAPSNGIKVAVIGSGPAGLSFAGDMAKRGFEVYVFEALHEIGGVLKYGIPEFRLPNKIVDVEIDNLRRIGVHFQTDTIVGKTISIEELEDKGFKGVFVGSGAGLPNFMGIPGENAINILSSNEYLTRVNLMDAANPETDTPIIMGKKVLVIGGGNTAMDSCRTAKRLGGDVTLVYRRSEAEMPARLEEVKHAKEEGIKFLTLHNPKEYKADEKGRVCAAVLDVMKLGEPDASGRCRPELTGETITVDCDQVIVAVGVSPNPLVPKSIKGLELGRKDTIVVNDRMQSSQPEIFAGGDIVRGGATVILAMGDGRRAAANMAEQLIG; this is encoded by the coding sequence ATGAACAAGATTATCCGTAAACAACAGTTTTCCGAGAAGGTATTCTGCATAGAAGTAGAAGCACCACTCATTGCACGAAGCTGCCGCCCTGGTAACTTTATCATCGTGCGTGTTGACAACCACAGCGAACGTGTACCTTACACCATTGCTAAGTCCGACCCAGTAAAGGGTACGCTCACCATGGTTATTCAAGAGGTAGGACGCTCATCAACAAAGCTTTGCCAGTTGAATGAAGGCGACGAGATTGTCGATATCGTCGGCCCACTTGGTACCCCATCCCACATTGAGAACTATGGTACGATTATCTGTGCTGGTGGTGGTATCGGTATTGCCGCCATCCTCCCTATCCTCACAGCCTTGAAGAAAGCAGGCAACAGAGTTATCTCTGTTCTTGCTGGTCGCACCAAGGAATTGGTTATCATGGTAGATGACGTAAAGAAATACTCTGATGAGGTTATCATCATGACCGATGATGGCTCTTACGGAGAGAAGGGCGTTGTCACTGTGGGCGTAGAAAAGGTGATACAGCGTGAACACGTTGACAAGGTATTGGCGATTGGTCCTCCTATCATGATGAAGTTCACCTCACTTTTGGCGAAGAAGTACGGTATTCCTAACGACGTATCTCTCAACACCATTATGGTAGATGGAACTGGTATGTGTGGTGCTTGCCGCCTGACGATTGGTGGTAAGACTCGCTTTGTCTGCATTGATGGTCCAGAATTTGATGGCGACCTCGTTGACTGGGATGAGATGTTCAAGCGAATGGGAACATTTAAGGAGATTGAGACCTCCCCCAGCCCCTCCAAAGGAGGGGAGTGCCAAGCGGAAAACAAGGCAGGAACAGCTTGCGAAGCCGAAAAAGCTACAGAAAGTTGTCAGAAAGAAAATGCTGCTGCCCATACAACCCACCTTTCAGAAGAGATGGCGGACGACGATTGGCGTGCTGTTTTGCGCAAGGCCCTCAAGCCAAAGGAGCGCACAGCAATCGAGCGTGTAAAGATGCCAGAGCTTGCCCCAGCCTATCGTGCGAAGACTCGTTTAGAGGAAGTAAATATTGGTCTGACACCTGAAATGGCTATGCAAGAAGCGAAACGCTGTCTTGACTGTCCGAAACCATCGTGCGTTGAGGGTTGTCCTGTAAACATTCACATCCCTGATTTCATTAAGAATATTGAGCGTGGCAACTTCTTCGAGGCTGCCAAGATACTCAAGGAGACATCTGCCCTGCCAGCCGTATGTGGTCGTGTTTGTCCACAAGAAAAGCAATGTGAGAGCCGTTGTATCCATCTGAAGATGAAGTCTCCAGCCGTTGCCATCGGTTATCTGGAGCGTTTCGCAGCCGATTACGAACGTGAGAGCGGGCACATGGCATTGCCAGAAGTAGCACCATCAAATGGTATCAAGGTTGCTGTTATTGGCTCCGGCCCTGCTGGACTAAGCTTTGCAGGCGACATGGCCAAGCGTGGATTTGAGGTTTATGTCTTCGAGGCGTTGCATGAGATTGGTGGTGTATTGAAATATGGTATCCCTGAGTTCCGTCTGCCAAACAAGATTGTCGATGTCGAGATAGATAATCTTCGTCGCATTGGTGTACACTTCCAGACAGATACTATCGTCGGTAAGACCATTAGCATAGAAGAGTTGGAGGATAAAGGTTTCAAGGGCGTCTTCGTTGGTTCAGGTGCCGGATTGCCTAACTTCATGGGTATTCCTGGTGAGAACGCCATCAACATCCTTTCAAGTAATGAGTATCTGACACGTGTCAACCTCATGGATGCTGCCAACCCAGAGACCGATACACCTATCATCATGGGTAAGAAGGTGTTGGTGATTGGTGGTGGTAACACCGCTATGGACTCTTGCCGTACAGCAAAACGATTAGGTGGCGACGTAACCCTCGTCTATCGTCGTTCAGAAGCTGAGATGCCAGCACGTCTTGAAGAGGTGAAACATGCTAAGGAAGAAGGTATTAAGTTCCTTACCCTCCATAATCCAAAAGAGTATAAGGCCGATGAGAAGGGACGTGTTTGTGCTGCCGTCTTAGACGTAATGAAACTTGGAGAACCAGACGCAAGTGGACGCTGTCGTCCAGAGTTAACAGGTGAGACCATAACCGTTGATTGTGATCAGGTTATCGTTGCCGTAGGTGTATCGCCTAACCCATTGGTTCCAAAGTCTATCAAGGGATTGGAGTTAGGTCGCAAAGATACCATTGTAGTCAACGATCGCATGCAGAGTTCACAGCCAGAAATCTTTGCCGGTGGTGACATCGTTCGTGGTGGTGCAACCGTTATTCTCGCTATGGGTGACGGAAGAAGAGCTGCTGCGAATATGGCAGAACAATTGATTGGTTAA
- the serS gene encoding serine--tRNA ligase: MLTLKLISEETERVIKGLEKKYFNGAREAVEKVLEYDRLRRETQQKLDTNKQQQNQLSKQIGGLMKEGKKDEANKIKEEVALLKSSDKALQEIMDIAQKDMTDVLLTIPNIPNEQVPEGKDASDNVVVKEGGEIPNLPADALCHWDLLKKFNLVDFDLGVKITGAGFPLYIGKMARFQRALEAFFLDEARKSGYLEVQPPLVVNQDSGLATGQLPDKEGQMYHANLDDLYLIPTAEVPVTNIFRDEILNEQDLPIKRCAYSACFRREAGSYGKDVRGLNRLHQFDKVEIVRIDKPEHSYESLDEMLEHVEGLLKKLELPYHILRLCGGDMSFTSAICYDFEVWSAAQERWLEVSSVSNFESYQANRLHCRFRHADDKKIELCHTLNGSALALPRIVAAIIENNQTPEGIRVPKVLVPYCGFEMLDDKMN, encoded by the coding sequence ATGCTTACATTAAAGCTCATCAGTGAAGAAACTGAACGCGTCATCAAAGGATTGGAGAAGAAATACTTCAATGGTGCACGTGAAGCAGTAGAGAAAGTATTGGAATATGACCGTCTGCGTCGTGAGACTCAGCAGAAGCTTGACACAAACAAGCAGCAGCAGAATCAGCTCTCGAAGCAGATTGGCGGACTGATGAAAGAAGGAAAGAAAGACGAAGCTAACAAGATAAAGGAAGAGGTAGCACTCTTAAAGTCTTCTGACAAGGCTCTCCAAGAGATAATGGATATAGCACAGAAGGACATGACAGACGTGTTGCTGACTATTCCAAATATCCCTAACGAACAGGTACCAGAAGGTAAGGATGCTTCTGACAATGTCGTTGTAAAAGAAGGTGGTGAGATACCTAACCTTCCTGCTGACGCCTTGTGCCACTGGGACTTGCTGAAGAAGTTCAACTTAGTAGATTTCGACCTTGGTGTGAAGATTACTGGTGCTGGCTTCCCACTCTATATCGGTAAGATGGCTCGCTTCCAGCGTGCCTTAGAGGCTTTCTTCCTTGACGAAGCTCGTAAGAGTGGATACTTAGAGGTACAGCCACCATTGGTAGTAAATCAGGACTCTGGTTTGGCAACGGGTCAGCTGCCAGACAAGGAGGGACAGATGTATCACGCCAACCTTGATGACCTCTACCTCATTCCAACAGCTGAGGTTCCTGTAACCAATATCTTCCGTGATGAGATTCTGAACGAGCAAGACCTGCCAATCAAACGTTGTGCTTATTCAGCTTGTTTCCGTCGTGAAGCGGGCAGCTATGGTAAAGACGTACGCGGCTTGAACCGTTTGCACCAGTTTGACAAGGTTGAGATTGTACGTATTGACAAACCAGAACATTCTTACGAGTCATTAGACGAGATGCTCGAGCACGTAGAAGGCTTGTTGAAGAAATTAGAACTTCCTTACCACATCCTCCGTCTGTGTGGTGGCGATATGAGTTTCACATCAGCCATCTGTTACGACTTTGAGGTGTGGAGTGCAGCTCAGGAGCGTTGGTTGGAGGTATCAAGCGTATCAAACTTCGAAAGCTATCAGGCAAATCGTCTGCACTGCCGCTTCCGTCATGCAGATGACAAGAAGATTGAGCTCTGCCACACCCTGAATGGCTCAGCACTTGCCTTGCCACGTATCGTTGCAGCTATCATCGAGAACAACCAGACCCCAGAGGGTATTCGTGTACCAAAGGTACTCGTTCCTTATTGTGGTTTCGAGATGCTCGACGACAAGATGAACTAA
- the cas2 gene encoding CRISPR-associated endonuclease Cas2 yields the protein MRKPIPYIEILRKLSRAGVQNSPPINRRTGDFSNIQTLQERVDFLMGVVNKPKRPATNMLFFVMYDIESDKVRYHIAKYLERKGCTRIQRSIFLADLDKKVYDLIKSDLEEVQSLYDNHDSIIICPASTDQLQAMKIIGEDISIDIITRSRNTLFF from the coding sequence ATGAGAAAACCTATTCCATACATAGAAATCCTACGAAAACTTTCGAGAGCTGGTGTACAGAACTCACCTCCCATCAATCGACGGACAGGTGATTTTAGTAACATACAGACACTTCAAGAACGTGTAGACTTTCTTATGGGAGTAGTAAACAAGCCCAAACGGCCAGCTACCAATATGCTATTCTTCGTTATGTATGATATAGAAAGCGACAAGGTGCGCTATCATATTGCAAAATATCTGGAACGTAAAGGATGTACTCGCATACAGCGTTCTATCTTCCTTGCCGACCTCGATAAGAAAGTCTATGACTTAATCAAAAGCGACCTTGAAGAAGTACAATCGCTCTATGACAATCATGACAGCATCATCATATGTCCCGCCTCCACTGATCAATTACAAGCAATGAAAATTATCGGTGAAGATATAAGTATAGACATCATAACTCGTTCGCGTAACACATTATTCTTCTAA